A part of Helicobacter kayseriensis genomic DNA contains:
- a CDS encoding dehypoxanthine futalosine cyclase, with protein sequence MKRYSEKEALEVLQHFPLKTLGKMANEVRKSLHPQDITTFIIDRNINYTNICWVDCKFCAFKRRVNEEGTYILSFEEIDAKIDELIEIGGTQILFQGGVHPKLKIEWYEDLVSHIHKKYPKITIHGFSAIEINYIAKISQIPISEVLMRLQSAGLSSIPGAGAEILSDRVRDVIAPKKLSVNEWLEVHREAHKIGMKTTATMMFGSVEKDEDIIEHLTHIRNLQDEYGGFRAFIAWSFQPKYTPLHHEFPHLFSASSNRYLRILATSRLFLDNVKNIQSSWVTQGRHIGQLALLFGANDLGSVMMEENVVSSAGVSHRMNTQEMIALIKDLGFIPAKRNTAYEILEEYV encoded by the coding sequence AGCCTCCATCCTCAAGATATTACGACTTTTATCATTGATCGCAATATTAATTACACCAATATTTGTTGGGTGGATTGTAAATTTTGTGCCTTTAAAAGAAGAGTGAATGAAGAGGGAACTTATATTTTAAGTTTTGAGGAAATTGATGCAAAAATTGATGAATTGATTGAGATTGGCGGGACTCAGATTCTGTTTCAAGGGGGAGTGCATCCTAAGCTAAAGATAGAATGGTATGAAGACTTAGTATCCCATATTCACAAAAAATATCCCAAGATCACCATCCATGGATTTTCAGCTATTGAGATTAATTACATCGCCAAAATTTCCCAAATCCCTATTTCAGAAGTGCTTATGCGTCTTCAAAGTGCTGGACTTAGTTCCATCCCTGGGGCAGGTGCTGAGATATTGAGCGATCGCGTTAGAGATGTGATTGCTCCCAAAAAGCTTTCTGTCAATGAGTGGCTAGAAGTGCATCGTGAAGCTCATAAAATCGGAATGAAAACAACAGCAACGATGATGTTTGGCAGTGTCGAAAAAGATGAAGATATTATTGAGCATCTTACTCATATTCGTAATTTGCAAGATGAATATGGAGGATTTCGAGCATTTATTGCATGGAGTTTTCAACCAAAATATACTCCACTGCATCACGAATTTCCTCATTTGTTTTCGGCAAGTTCAAACCGCTATTTGAGAATCTTGGCAACCTCAAGACTCTTTTTGGATAATGTCAAAAATATCCAAAGCTCTTGGGTGACGCAGGGAAGACATATTGGACAACTCGCTTTGCTTTTTGGAGCCAATGATCTAGGAAGTGTTATGATGGAGGAAAATGTCGTTTCAAGTGCTGGGGTCAGTCATCGTATGAATACACAAGAGATGATTGCTCTTATCAAAGATCTTGGCTTTATCCCCGCTAAGCGCAATACAGCTTATGAGATTTTGGAGGAATATGTATGA
- the gltS gene encoding sodium/glutamate symporter: MIKLDFYATLVAMVAVLLIGRFIIARLKVLNDYNIPESVVGGLFVAILIAIAYKFFNLGIDFDKSLQGPLMLAFFASIGLNADFASLKKGGRTLIKFLVIVAIFLVIQNLVGISLTSLMGENPLIGLLGGSITMSGGHGTGAAWAATFKEAPFNFPHGLEIAVACATFGLVMGGLIGGPVARFLIKTYHLKTPERNESEEDGAFESPRKQRLITASSFIESLALIAFALFAGIQIEEALKGTALALPTFVWCLFVGVILRNLLSLFKVHQVFEREVSVIGNVSLSLFLASALMTLKLWELANLALPLFVLLVAQAIVMILYAVFVTFRMMGKDYDAAVLAAGHCGFGLGATPTAIVNMQAITQRYGPSHVAFLVVPMVGAFFIDIFNAFVIKFFLSLSFFG; this comes from the coding sequence ATGATTAAACTTGATTTTTACGCTACGCTCGTTGCAATGGTTGCAGTCTTACTGATTGGACGCTTTATTATTGCTCGTTTAAAGGTCTTGAATGATTATAACATCCCAGAATCTGTCGTTGGCGGGCTTTTTGTGGCAATTTTGATTGCCATTGCATATAAATTTTTCAATCTTGGTATTGATTTTGACAAATCTCTTCAGGGGCCATTGATGCTTGCATTTTTTGCCTCAATCGGTCTAAATGCAGATTTTGCTTCGCTAAAAAAAGGAGGGCGAACTCTTATTAAATTTCTTGTTATTGTGGCCATATTCTTAGTGATTCAAAACCTTGTTGGAATCTCACTTACCTCACTTATGGGAGAAAACCCTCTAATTGGACTCCTTGGAGGTTCTATCACAATGAGCGGAGGACATGGAACTGGTGCAGCATGGGCAGCAACCTTTAAAGAAGCTCCCTTTAATTTTCCTCACGGACTAGAAATTGCTGTGGCTTGTGCCACTTTTGGTCTTGTGATGGGTGGACTTATTGGTGGGCCTGTAGCTCGATTTCTCATCAAAACATATCACCTCAAAACACCTGAAAGAAATGAAAGTGAAGAAGATGGAGCATTTGAATCTCCACGCAAACAGCGCCTCATCACAGCCTCAAGCTTTATAGAATCTTTAGCGCTTATTGCATTTGCTTTATTTGCTGGAATCCAAATCGAAGAAGCCCTCAAGGGAACTGCTCTTGCTCTCCCAACATTTGTATGGTGTCTTTTTGTGGGTGTGATTCTACGCAACCTTTTATCACTCTTTAAAGTTCATCAGGTTTTTGAGCGAGAAGTCTCAGTTATTGGAAATGTGAGCCTTTCTTTGTTTTTGGCCTCAGCATTGATGACATTGAAACTTTGGGAATTGGCCAATCTCGCATTGCCTCTTTTTGTCCTTTTGGTGGCACAAGCAATTGTGATGATCTTATATGCAGTTTTTGTAACTTTCCGTATGATGGGGAAAGATTACGATGCTGCAGTTTTGGCTGCTGGACATTGTGGATTTGGACTAGGTGCTACCCCTACAGCCATTGTCAATATGCAAGCCATCACCCAACGCTATGGACCAAGCCATGTTGCATTTTTGGTTGTCCCAATGGTAGGAGCATTTTTCATTGATATTTTCAATGCATTTGTCATCAAATTTTTTCTTTCTCTTTCTTTTTTTGGATAG
- the ffh gene encoding signal recognition particle protein — protein sequence MFEIFSESFRSIANKIRFSDDEKSLIRAIDELKKVLLKNDVHHKAVKDLLQKVEFQTKAQGIGKQSFLKALQDNLHSLLETKGNQGFVFSPKPPTSILMVGLQGSGKTTTTAKLANYLKGKNKKVLLIPCDLQRMAAVEQLKQLATQIEVDFFQSDATIPQDVAKQAIEYAQNKHYDVLLFDTAGRLAIDEELMQELKELKELINPFETFYVADSLSGQEGVRNAEIFHQKIQIDGVILSKFDSDSKGGIALSIAYQLGLPLRFIGSGEKINDLDLFLPDRIVSRLMGAGDIATLAEKTSSVFSEKETKALTKKIKKGQFTFEDFLSQIENVKKLGNLGNLVGMIPGLGGMAGALKNIDLDNSQEIKNIRSMVNSMTPKERINPDLLNGSRRKRIAQGAGLEVADVNRIIKQFDNASKMAKRLSNKGGMQNLMGMMQQMQGKIKR from the coding sequence ATGTTTGAAATTTTCAGCGAATCATTTCGAAGTATTGCCAACAAAATTCGTTTTAGCGATGATGAAAAGTCTCTGATAAGAGCGATCGATGAACTCAAAAAAGTCTTACTCAAAAATGATGTTCATCACAAAGCCGTTAAAGATCTTTTGCAAAAAGTCGAATTTCAAACAAAGGCTCAGGGTATCGGAAAACAAAGCTTTCTTAAAGCCCTTCAGGACAATCTTCACTCCCTTCTTGAAACCAAAGGAAACCAAGGATTTGTTTTCTCTCCCAAACCTCCTACTTCCATCTTGATGGTTGGACTCCAAGGAAGCGGAAAAACAACAACAACAGCTAAGCTCGCAAACTATCTTAAGGGCAAAAATAAAAAAGTTCTTCTTATCCCCTGTGATCTGCAGAGAATGGCTGCTGTTGAGCAACTCAAACAACTTGCAACACAAATTGAAGTTGATTTTTTTCAATCTGATGCCACAATTCCCCAAGATGTAGCAAAACAAGCTATTGAGTATGCACAAAACAAGCATTATGATGTTTTGCTTTTTGACACAGCTGGGCGTTTGGCAATCGATGAAGAACTTATGCAAGAGCTCAAAGAGCTCAAAGAGCTCATCAATCCTTTTGAAACCTTTTATGTCGCAGATAGCTTAAGCGGACAAGAGGGTGTAAGAAATGCAGAAATTTTTCATCAAAAGATTCAAATTGATGGCGTGATATTGAGTAAATTTGACAGTGATAGTAAGGGGGGTATCGCACTCTCTATTGCCTACCAGCTTGGTCTTCCTTTGCGCTTTATTGGAAGTGGAGAAAAAATCAATGATTTAGATCTCTTTCTTCCAGATCGGATTGTTTCTAGATTGATGGGTGCAGGGGATATCGCAACTCTTGCAGAAAAAACCTCAAGTGTCTTTAGCGAAAAGGAAACAAAAGCACTGACAAAAAAAATTAAAAAAGGGCAATTCACCTTTGAAGATTTCCTTAGTCAAATTGAAAATGTCAAGAAACTAGGCAATTTAGGGAATCTTGTCGGAATGATTCCAGGACTTGGAGGTATGGCTGGAGCACTTAAAAATATTGATTTAGACAATTCTCAAGAAATCAAAAACATTCGCTCCATGGTTAATTCTATGACACCTAAGGAGCGTATCAATCCTGATCTACTAAATGGATCAAGACGCAAAAGAATCGCTCAAGGTGCAGGACTTGAAGTCGCAGATGTAAATCGCATCATCAAACAATTTGATAATGCTTCCAAAATGGCAAAAAGACTAAGCAATAAAGGAGGAATGCAAAATTTAATGGGGATGATGCAACAAATGCAGGGGAAAATTAAAAGATAA
- the murG gene encoding undecaprenyldiphospho-muramoylpentapeptide beta-N-acetylglucosaminyltransferase has protein sequence MPTCIAISGGGTGGHLAIAKALMLECQKNNIPCIYIGSTSGQDQLWFENEKNFQATYFFHTKGVVNQKGLGIFKTLYFQLRAFLQAKKILKSHQVSCVFSVGGYSSAPASFAAIWLKIPLFIHEQNAVKGALNKLLSPFAKTLFGSFKDKHKNFIQTSYPVRDIFFESARIRKEIRCVLFLGGSQGAVAINDFALKIAPLLHQSGIKIIHQSGERDYERLKQAYEKLQIPITLFSFSKDLVSYMHQTDLCFTRSGASSVWEMCANALPCVYIPYPYAAGDHQYFNALFFTQKSLGILCPQDKLSEKIIDQIQDLNLSFISKQLTQEIKQGGAQEILESILNTLKEIQK, from the coding sequence ATGCCAACTTGCATTGCAATCAGTGGAGGGGGGACAGGGGGGCATCTAGCAATCGCTAAAGCACTCATGCTTGAATGCCAAAAGAACAATATCCCCTGCATTTATATCGGTTCAACCTCTGGGCAAGATCAACTTTGGTTTGAGAATGAAAAAAACTTTCAAGCAACATATTTTTTTCACACCAAAGGCGTTGTCAATCAAAAAGGATTAGGGATCTTTAAGACGCTTTATTTTCAGTTGCGTGCTTTTTTGCAAGCAAAGAAGATTCTCAAATCTCATCAAGTTTCTTGTGTGTTTAGCGTTGGAGGATATAGCTCCGCCCCAGCATCTTTTGCTGCCATTTGGCTCAAGATCCCTCTCTTTATTCACGAACAAAATGCAGTCAAAGGAGCCCTCAATAAACTTCTTTCTCCATTTGCAAAAACCCTCTTTGGAAGCTTTAAAGATAAACATAAAAATTTCATACAAACCTCTTACCCTGTAAGAGATATTTTCTTTGAATCTGCAAGAATACGCAAAGAAATCCGATGTGTTTTGTTTTTGGGCGGAAGTCAGGGAGCTGTGGCAATCAATGATTTTGCACTCAAAATTGCTCCACTTCTCCACCAATCTGGTATCAAAATCATCCATCAAAGCGGAGAAAGGGACTATGAGCGATTAAAACAAGCTTATGAAAAGTTGCAAATTCCTATCACGCTCTTTTCTTTTTCTAAAGATCTGGTTTCCTACATGCATCAAACAGATTTATGCTTTACTCGCTCTGGGGCTTCAAGCGTATGGGAAATGTGCGCCAATGCACTGCCTTGTGTGTATATTCCCTATCCTTATGCTGCAGGGGATCATCAATACTTCAACGCTCTCTTTTTTACACAAAAATCCCTTGGGATTTTATGTCCTCAAGATAAACTCTCTGAAAAAATCATTGATCAAATCCAAGATCTCAATCTGTCTTTTATCTCTAAACAACTCACCCAAGAAATTAAACAAGGAGGAGCTCAAGAAATCCTAGAATCTATCTTAAACACTCTCAAAGAGATACAAAAATGA
- a CDS encoding M16 family metallopeptidase yields the protein MRSLILFMFVLGGIMLGANLKTIQINGIKIPVIYEKSSIIPTGAVQLVFSGSGSAYNEGIQGLSYLSSLLLNEGTKEFGGVKFASLLEEKAISLYASSSQEFLEIDLSFLKDQEEEALKLLAMLLQSPNLTEKALNKVKQTATASLLAKENDYDYLASIGLSQMLFKNTPLQYPSRGNPRSIQAISLKQIKDYLDRSLSVSNLNIVVGGDLEIDLTLERLVKILEKLPIGQKSQARHYDANAEAQSKTQYKPTEQAYIYFGSPFVLKDYKNEAYKAKVMSFILGASGFGSRMMEEIRVKNGLAYSAYMRVNLSKLATYASGYLQTKIANQDQSIKLVKKVVEGFVKNGATQEELDGAKKFLLGSEPLRNETLSQRLGTAFSNYFLGLSLDYQKQELQKIQDLSLDELNDFIASHKEILDLSFSIVTK from the coding sequence ATGAGAAGCTTGATTTTATTTATGTTTGTGTTAGGAGGAATTATGCTCGGTGCAAATCTTAAAACGATTCAGATCAATGGAATCAAAATCCCAGTGATTTATGAGAAAAGTTCTATTATTCCTACTGGGGCAGTCCAACTTGTCTTTTCTGGATCAGGAAGCGCATATAATGAGGGTATTCAAGGACTTTCCTATCTTTCTTCTTTGCTTTTAAATGAGGGGACAAAGGAGTTTGGTGGAGTGAAATTTGCCTCTCTTTTGGAAGAAAAGGCGATTTCTTTGTATGCATCTAGCTCTCAAGAGTTTCTTGAAATTGACCTTTCTTTTTTGAAAGATCAGGAAGAAGAAGCCCTAAAATTGCTTGCAATGCTTTTGCAGTCTCCAAATCTTACAGAAAAGGCACTAAATAAGGTGAAGCAAACAGCTACAGCCTCATTGCTGGCAAAAGAAAACGATTATGACTATCTTGCAAGCATTGGATTATCACAAATGCTATTTAAAAATACCCCATTGCAATATCCCTCTCGCGGGAATCCAAGGTCAATCCAAGCTATCTCTTTAAAACAGATTAAAGATTATTTAGATCGTTCTTTGTCTGTCTCAAATCTCAACATTGTCGTAGGCGGAGATCTTGAGATTGATTTGACACTTGAGAGGCTTGTTAAGATTTTAGAAAAACTTCCTATCGGTCAAAAAAGCCAAGCAAGGCATTATGATGCCAATGCAGAAGCTCAAAGCAAAACGCAATATAAGCCTACAGAGCAAGCTTATATTTATTTTGGCTCACCTTTTGTTTTGAAAGATTATAAAAATGAAGCTTATAAAGCCAAGGTGATGAGTTTTATTCTTGGGGCAAGTGGGTTTGGATCAAGAATGATGGAAGAGATTAGGGTAAAAAATGGTCTTGCATATTCGGCTTATATGCGTGTCAATCTTTCTAAGCTTGCAACTTATGCAAGTGGATACCTTCAAACAAAAATCGCCAATCAAGATCAAAGTATCAAACTTGTCAAAAAAGTCGTTGAAGGCTTTGTCAAAAATGGTGCAACGCAAGAAGAACTTGATGGAGCCAAAAAGTTTCTCTTAGGGAGTGAGCCATTGCGCAATGAGACATTAAGTCAGCGCTTAGGCACAGCATTTTCAAATTATTTTTTGGGATTGAGTCTTGATTACCAAAAGCAAGAATTGCAAAAAATCCAAGATCTTAGCCTTGATGAACTCAATGATTTTATTGCATCACATAAGGAAATTTTAGATTTGAGTTTTAGTATCGTGACGAAGTAG
- a CDS encoding helix-turn-helix transcriptional regulator yields the protein MSEKYNRLSKIVDKLYCGEELRIASLAKEFHTSTKTIQRDLKERLKSDFLIREGNRFRLRSTQKDQRSAFAISVLENLIQEIGGSFEADANEILDKSLSSSSLFETPLKNITHKIQEILQIQKALKMQNKLSFNYKNKKYLHTQPIDLCATRHCIYLRAYIKNEIFFFSLEHITHCKLSRQKYLISTQNDCTQQEQSKVSLFAYPQASKYAQAIQWGEQQECWQDNDGSLIIEFFCENENALISEILSQIPHIIVLEPQSLKDRIEAKILAYIKKQ from the coding sequence ATGAGTGAAAAATACAACAGGCTCTCTAAGATTGTAGACAAGCTTTATTGTGGTGAAGAACTAAGGATTGCTTCATTGGCAAAGGAGTTTCACACAAGCACCAAAACAATCCAAAGAGATCTAAAAGAAAGATTAAAAAGTGATTTTCTTATACGCGAAGGGAATCGCTTTCGACTTAGAAGCACTCAAAAAGATCAAAGAAGTGCTTTTGCAATAAGCGTATTGGAAAACTTAATCCAAGAAATCGGAGGAAGCTTTGAAGCTGATGCAAATGAGATTTTGGATAAATCTCTTTCCTCTTCTAGTTTATTTGAAACTCCGCTAAAAAACATTACACACAAAATTCAAGAAATCTTACAAATCCAAAAAGCCCTCAAAATGCAAAATAAGCTTTCTTTTAATTACAAAAACAAAAAATATCTACATACTCAACCTATCGATCTTTGCGCAACTAGACATTGCATCTATCTTCGTGCTTATATTAAAAATGAGATTTTTTTCTTTTCTTTGGAACATATCACACATTGCAAACTCAGTAGGCAAAAATACCTGATCTCCACACAGAATGATTGCACACAGCAAGAGCAAAGCAAAGTCTCTCTCTTTGCCTATCCCCAAGCCTCAAAATATGCTCAAGCAATCCAATGGGGAGAGCAACAGGAATGCTGGCAAGATAATGATGGTAGTCTCATCATTGAATTCTTCTGCGAGAATGAAAATGCTCTAATTAGTGAGATTCTCAGCCAAATCCCGCACATTATTGTTTTAGAACCCCAATCCCTCAAAGATAGAATCGAAGCCAAAATCCTTGCCTATATCAAAAAACAATAA